The following are encoded together in the Streptomyces tsukubensis genome:
- a CDS encoding cell division protein SepF — protein MGSVRKASAWLGLVDNDDERYYDGYTDEPAEGPETGSNWATDPRVRAAADTAEEEDRRIGTVTPDSFRDARRIGELFRDGIPVIINLTAMEPADAKRVVDFAAGLIFGLRGSIERVATRVFLLSPSDTQIVAGERSSRSSGGFFNQS, from the coding sequence ATGGGATCGGTGCGCAAGGCGAGTGCCTGGCTGGGCCTCGTCGACAACGACGACGAGCGTTACTACGACGGTTACACGGATGAACCGGCGGAGGGCCCCGAGACGGGCAGCAACTGGGCGACGGACCCGCGGGTGCGGGCCGCGGCCGACACGGCGGAGGAGGAGGACCGCAGAATCGGCACGGTCACTCCCGACAGCTTCAGGGACGCCCGCCGCATCGGAGAGCTCTTCAGGGACGGCATCCCCGTCATCATCAATCTGACCGCCATGGAGCCCGCCGACGCCAAGCGCGTGGTGGACTTCGCCGCCGGTCTGATCTTCGGCCTCCGCGGCTCGATCGAACGCGTCGCGACCCGGGTCTTCCTGCTCTCCCCCTCCGACACACAGATCGTCGCGGGGGAGAGGTCGAGCCGCTCCAGCGGCGGCTTCTTCAACCAGAGCTGA
- a CDS encoding acyl-CoA dehydrogenase family protein — protein MSSVPKPPPFDRADPLGLDDLLEPEDLAVRDTVRAWAGDRVLPHIAEWYERGELPGIRELAKELGALGALGMSLKGYGCAGAGAVQYGLACLELEAADSGIRSLVSVQGSLAMYAIHRFGSEEQKQRWLPGMAAGEIIGCFGLTEPDHGSDPSAMRTHARRDGGDWVLTGRKMWITNGSVAGVAVVWAMTDDGIRGFLVPAGAPGFTAPEIKHKWSLRASVTSELVLDEVRLPADAVLPDAVGLRGPLSCLSHARYGIVWGSMGAARASFEAALDYARTREQFGKPIGGFQLTQAKLADMAVELHKGILLAHHLGRRMDAGRLRPEQISFGKLNNVREAIEICRTARTVLGANGISLEYPVMRHATNLESVLTYEGTVEMHQLVLGKALTGLDAFR, from the coding sequence ATGTCCTCAGTGCCCAAGCCCCCGCCCTTCGACCGGGCGGACCCGCTGGGCCTGGACGACCTGCTGGAACCCGAGGACCTCGCCGTACGGGACACCGTGCGGGCCTGGGCCGGTGACCGCGTGCTCCCGCACATCGCCGAGTGGTACGAGCGCGGCGAGCTGCCGGGGATCCGGGAACTGGCGAAGGAGCTGGGCGCGCTCGGGGCGCTCGGCATGTCCCTGAAGGGATACGGCTGCGCGGGCGCCGGCGCCGTCCAGTACGGGCTGGCCTGTCTGGAACTGGAGGCCGCAGACTCCGGTATCCGCTCGCTCGTCTCGGTGCAGGGCTCCCTCGCCATGTACGCCATCCACCGGTTCGGCTCCGAGGAGCAGAAGCAGCGGTGGCTGCCGGGGATGGCGGCCGGCGAGATCATCGGCTGCTTCGGACTGACCGAACCCGACCACGGCTCCGACCCCTCGGCGATGCGCACCCACGCCCGCAGGGACGGCGGGGACTGGGTGCTCACCGGGCGCAAGATGTGGATCACCAACGGCTCCGTGGCGGGCGTCGCCGTGGTCTGGGCCATGACCGACGACGGCATCAGGGGTTTCCTGGTCCCCGCCGGTGCCCCCGGCTTCACCGCCCCGGAGATCAAGCACAAGTGGTCGCTGCGCGCCTCGGTCACCAGTGAACTGGTCCTCGACGAGGTGCGGCTGCCCGCCGACGCCGTACTGCCGGACGCCGTCGGACTGCGCGGGCCCCTCAGCTGTCTCAGCCACGCCCGTTACGGCATCGTCTGGGGCTCCATGGGGGCGGCGCGCGCCTCCTTCGAGGCCGCGCTCGACTACGCGAGGACCAGGGAGCAGTTCGGCAAACCCATCGGCGGGTTCCAGCTCACCCAGGCCAAGCTCGCCGACATGGCGGTGGAGCTGCACAAGGGCATCCTGCTCGCACACCACCTGGGCCGACGCATGGACGCCGGGCGGCTGAGGCCCGAACAGATCAGCTTCGGCAAACTGAACAACGTCCGCGAGGCGATCGAGATCTGCCGCACCGCGCGGACCGTGCTCGGCGCCAACGGGATCTCTCTCGAATACCCGGTGATGCGGCACGCCACGAACCTGGAGTCGGTGCTCACCTACGAGGGGACGGTGGAGATGCACCAGCTCGTGCTGGGCAAGGCGCTCACCGGTCTCGACGCGTTCCGGTGA